Proteins encoded by one window of Thermococcus sp. Bubb.Bath:
- a CDS encoding class II SORL domain-containing protein codes for MLSGTIKSGDWKGEKHVPVIEYEKEGDLVKVEVSVGKEIPHPNTPEHHIAWIQLWFQPEDGAFPILVGKVEFSNHTDPLTEPRAVFFFRTQKKGKLYALSYCNIHGLWENEVALE; via the coding sequence ATGCTTAGCGGAACCATAAAGAGTGGAGACTGGAAGGGGGAGAAGCACGTCCCCGTTATAGAGTACGAGAAGGAGGGCGATCTCGTCAAGGTCGAGGTCAGCGTTGGAAAGGAGATACCGCACCCGAACACCCCGGAGCACCACATAGCATGGATACAGCTCTGGTTCCAGCCGGAGGACGGGGCCTTCCCGATACTTGTCGGAAAGGTTGAGTTCAGCAACCACACCGACCCGCTCACCGAGCCAAGGGCGGTCTTCTTCTTCAGGACACAGAAGAAGGGCAAGCTCTACGCCCTCAGCTACTGCAACATCCACGGCCTCTGGGAGAACGAGGTCGCGCTCGAGTGA
- a CDS encoding ABC transporter permease — protein sequence MKRGWLYLSIFALVSWVLLAELYPTLVPGIGETLAFYPKAGWNLVIVSTLLTLYHSLAGFFIAFALVGLSILLSLYSEELKAFFSALNVFLQSVSVLVWTIIFIMIFGVTSPIAPILVTAMAAFPALLSAGISSSENLLSKYCPLVVLVKPSKLQLYRHFIVPGTLPEMVSASRIALGIALRISVVAEAFGSAGGIGYQLVYSYDLGLKDGVFAWALLLIALMITLDQLILRRLEQWVRRWYW from the coding sequence ATGAAGCGCGGCTGGCTCTACCTTTCCATTTTTGCACTGGTCTCGTGGGTACTGCTCGCAGAGCTCTATCCGACTCTCGTACCGGGGATAGGAGAAACTTTAGCGTTCTACCCCAAAGCGGGCTGGAATCTGGTTATTGTTTCCACGCTTCTAACCCTCTACCACTCATTGGCGGGCTTTTTCATAGCCTTTGCCCTTGTGGGGCTCTCCATACTTCTCTCGCTGTATTCAGAGGAGCTAAAAGCCTTCTTTTCGGCATTAAACGTCTTCCTCCAGAGTGTTTCAGTTCTCGTCTGGACGATAATCTTCATAATGATATTCGGCGTTACGAGTCCAATAGCCCCCATCCTTGTCACTGCGATGGCGGCCTTCCCGGCTCTCCTATCAGCGGGAATAAGCTCGAGTGAGAACCTCCTGTCCAAATACTGCCCGCTGGTCGTCCTAGTGAAGCCTTCAAAGCTCCAGCTGTACAGGCACTTCATCGTCCCTGGGACGCTTCCGGAGATGGTCTCGGCGAGCAGGATTGCCCTCGGAATAGCGCTGAGGATAAGCGTCGTGGCTGAAGCCTTCGGCTCCGCCGGCGGGATAGGCTACCAGCTTGTTTATTCCTACGATTTGGGACTTAAAGACGGGGTCTTCGCATGGGCGCTTCTCCTAATAGCGCTCATGATAACCCTTGACCAGCTAATCCTGAGGAGGCTTGAGCAGTGGGTGAGACGCTGGTACTGGTGA
- a CDS encoding ZIP family metal transporter — MLEGLIANLSSWLLSISGGSLLMVAVYAGIFVAVMTTLGALLAIFAHRMPDWGVDVSLSFAAGVMIVASFTSLILPAIESTGSFMPAGVGILLGVLLIYIIDRFIPHEHLVKGYEGPKEFKERLHVVWLIVLAVIIHNLPEGMAVGTSLVYNLETGLITAIAIGIQDFPEGTVVSLPLATLQKKRLMPIVMGALSGVAEMVMVILGAFLFTVFHSLLPYGLGMAGGAMLYVTVKEMVPEIYKREENETLVTLGFFLGFYVMLFLDSMLG, encoded by the coding sequence ATGCTCGAGGGATTAATAGCCAACCTTTCATCATGGCTTCTATCCATCTCAGGTGGCAGTCTCCTGATGGTGGCGGTCTATGCCGGAATCTTCGTGGCGGTGATGACGACTCTCGGTGCCCTGCTCGCGATTTTCGCCCACAGAATGCCTGACTGGGGAGTCGACGTCAGCCTTTCTTTTGCCGCCGGTGTCATGATAGTGGCGAGCTTCACAAGTCTCATCCTCCCGGCGATAGAATCGACTGGGAGCTTCATGCCCGCGGGCGTTGGGATTCTCCTCGGCGTTCTGCTCATCTACATCATAGACCGCTTCATCCCCCACGAGCACCTCGTCAAGGGCTACGAAGGGCCGAAGGAGTTCAAGGAGAGGCTTCACGTTGTGTGGCTCATCGTTCTAGCCGTCATCATCCACAACCTACCAGAGGGAATGGCAGTGGGGACTTCGCTCGTCTACAACCTTGAGACAGGTCTCATAACGGCGATAGCAATAGGAATCCAGGATTTTCCGGAGGGGACGGTCGTCTCGCTCCCCCTTGCCACACTCCAGAAGAAGCGCCTTATGCCCATCGTAATGGGAGCGCTGAGCGGCGTTGCCGAGATGGTGATGGTCATCCTCGGGGCGTTCCTCTTCACGGTCTTCCACTCCCTGCTTCCCTATGGGCTTGGAATGGCCGGTGGAGCGATGCTCTACGTCACTGTGAAGGAGATGGTACCCGAGATATACAAAAGGGAGGAGAACGAGACGCTCGTTACCCTCGGCTTTTTCCTCGGCTTCTACGTGATGCTGTTTCTCGATTCCATGCTCGGTTAG
- a CDS encoding iron-sulfur cluster assembly protein produces the protein MGLLGIFKRPEKKPKRGPREDLPPEVKRVVSLLRSVVDPETELNIVDEGLLYGVTVKGSLVQAFFLLARSTPECHFCQALAVNVQRRILRDTIEVLKKEGFKRVELYNEIGLLLEEWGGEDGSAGA, from the coding sequence TTGGGACTCCTCGGAATCTTCAAAAGGCCCGAGAAAAAGCCCAAGCGCGGCCCCAGAGAAGACCTCCCGCCAGAGGTCAAGCGGGTGGTTAGCCTTCTCAGATCCGTCGTAGACCCTGAGACAGAACTCAACATTGTCGACGAGGGCCTCCTCTACGGTGTGACAGTTAAGGGTTCTCTAGTTCAGGCATTCTTTCTCCTTGCACGCTCAACGCCGGAGTGCCACTTCTGTCAGGCTTTGGCTGTGAACGTCCAGCGGAGAATCCTGCGGGACACGATAGAGGTTCTCAAAAAGGAAGGGTTTAAGAGGGTTGAACTCTATAATGAGATTGGACTTTTGCTCGAAGAGTGGGGTGGTGAAGATGGTTCCGCAGGAGCTTGA
- the rd gene encoding rubredoxin — protein MAKWKCIVCGYIYDEDEGDEDSGIAPGTKFEDLPEDWVCPLCGAPKDMFEKIE, from the coding sequence ATGGCGAAGTGGAAATGTATAGTTTGTGGATACATATATGACGAGGACGAGGGGGACGAGGACAGCGGAATCGCCCCGGGAACCAAGTTTGAAGACCTACCGGAAGATTGGGTCTGCCCGCTCTGTGGCGCTCCCAAGGACATGTTTGAAAAAATTGAGTGA
- a CDS encoding ATPase domain-containing protein produces the protein MKKISTGVEGLDKMLNGGLIPGRAYLVEGGPGAGKTTLAMHFLMEGVRNGEKCLYIALEEPIPSLKEDMRAFGFELDNPNLRLIDATPVGEKRSVFADILYEDFAVSFEKLTRSISEELKTESYSRIVIDPITMLKLTIKDELKYRRAFMAFLKVLANYDATVIFTSELSECDIEEYLVSGVIQLRVVEQNGKPLRGIKIRKFRGSSFDEEARPYKITDKGIVVYPRESML, from the coding sequence GTGAAAAAAATTTCGACAGGAGTTGAAGGCCTTGACAAAATGCTCAACGGCGGCCTCATTCCCGGTAGGGCATACCTAGTGGAGGGCGGACCCGGGGCAGGGAAGACGACCCTAGCTATGCACTTCCTGATGGAAGGTGTTAGGAACGGGGAGAAATGCTTGTATATCGCCCTAGAAGAGCCTATCCCTTCTCTCAAGGAAGATATGAGAGCCTTCGGCTTTGAGCTGGATAACCCGAACCTGAGGCTCATAGATGCGACGCCCGTAGGAGAAAAGAGGAGTGTCTTCGCCGACATCCTCTACGAAGACTTTGCTGTCAGCTTTGAGAAGCTCACGAGGTCGATAAGCGAAGAGCTCAAGACAGAGAGCTACTCAAGGATAGTCATAGACCCCATAACAATGCTCAAGCTCACTATTAAAGATGAACTTAAATACAGGAGGGCATTTATGGCGTTTCTAAAGGTGCTAGCCAACTACGACGCCACAGTCATCTTCACCTCCGAACTCAGCGAATGCGACATTGAGGAGTACCTCGTGAGCGGGGTAATACAGCTGAGGGTGGTTGAACAGAATGGAAAGCCCCTCAGGGGCATTAAGATCAGGAAGTTCAGGGGAAGCTCCTTTGACGAGGAGGCAAGACCGTACAAGATAACCGACAAGGGCATAGTAGTGTACCCCCGTGAGTCTATGCTATGA
- a CDS encoding ATP-binding cassette domain-containing protein, with amino-acid sequence MGETLVLVKNLKKSFGEPILGGVSLEVRKGEVIGIVGPNGTGKSTLVKILAGAERPDSGEIIIGGTLAVAYQEDYLLPWKRIRDNVCLPLKFKGEGCSPEELEELAERLGLIPYLNLYPKEVSGGTRRKAAILRAVLMDADVTVLDEPFTGLDTDSVGELLSLIDELRERGKTFIVVSHQLEELFRIADRVYVLSGRPAVVKKTIGREERGKGAL; translated from the coding sequence GTGGGTGAGACGCTGGTACTGGTGAAGAACCTCAAGAAATCCTTCGGTGAGCCGATACTCGGTGGGGTCAGCCTTGAGGTCAGGAAGGGTGAGGTAATAGGGATAGTGGGGCCGAACGGCACCGGAAAGAGCACGCTCGTTAAGATTTTAGCGGGGGCTGAGAGGCCTGATTCCGGCGAGATAATCATAGGAGGAACCCTTGCCGTTGCCTACCAGGAAGACTACCTCCTGCCCTGGAAGAGAATACGGGACAACGTCTGCCTCCCGCTGAAGTTCAAAGGAGAGGGGTGCTCGCCGGAGGAACTTGAGGAACTTGCCGAGAGGCTTGGCTTAATACCCTACCTCAACCTGTATCCAAAGGAGGTCAGCGGGGGAACCAGGAGGAAGGCGGCAATTCTGAGGGCCGTTCTGATGGACGCTGACGTTACCGTTCTCGATGAGCCCTTTACAGGTTTAGACACAGACTCTGTCGGGGAACTTCTTTCACTCATAGATGAGCTGAGAGAGAGGGGAAAGACATTCATCGTGGTTTCTCACCAGCTGGAGGAGCTCTTTAGAATTGCTGACAGGGTCTACGTCCTCTCGGGAAGGCCGGCGGTGGTTAAAAAGACCATCGGGAGGGAGGAGCGTGGTAAAGGAGCACTTTAA
- a CDS encoding ferritin family protein, with translation MVPQELDEGLPLEKMKDFSLEELLGMAVKAEIGARKFYESLAERIDIQELREKIEWLAGEEKKHEELLRKIYANMFPGKEVIFPKEHIGPELQPVARELNGVQDIIDLIRWAMKAEEIAANFYAKLEEMVNTEEKKRLMRYLSDMEWGHYYNLKAEYELLLDWEMYGQMMHVGP, from the coding sequence ATGGTTCCGCAGGAGCTTGATGAGGGGCTTCCCCTCGAAAAGATGAAGGACTTCTCCCTTGAGGAGCTTCTCGGAATGGCCGTCAAGGCTGAGATAGGTGCGAGGAAGTTCTACGAGAGCCTTGCCGAGAGGATAGATATCCAGGAGCTTAGGGAGAAAATAGAGTGGCTCGCTGGAGAAGAGAAGAAGCACGAGGAGCTTTTGAGGAAAATCTACGCCAACATGTTCCCGGGAAAGGAGGTCATCTTCCCCAAGGAGCACATAGGGCCGGAGCTCCAGCCCGTTGCGAGGGAGCTCAACGGCGTGCAGGACATCATCGACCTAATCCGCTGGGCCATGAAGGCCGAGGAGATAGCGGCCAACTTCTATGCGAAGCTTGAGGAGATGGTGAACACCGAGGAGAAGAAGAGGCTCATGCGTTATTTGAGCGACATGGAGTGGGGCCACTACTACAACCTGAAGGCCGAGTACGAGCTCCTCCTTGACTGGGAGATGTACGGCCAGATGATGCATGTTGGGCCGTGA
- a CDS encoding NAD-dependent epimerase/dehydratase family protein: protein MRVVLTGGTGFIGSFLRGELLRRGHEVVVPTRRDINLPGVKTVRVSGEPEEYGRLVEELKPDAVINLIGVLGGDYWKAHVEIPLEIARPVPPAG, encoded by the coding sequence ATGAGGGTGGTCCTCACAGGGGGAACGGGCTTCATTGGGAGCTTTCTGAGGGGAGAACTCCTCAGAAGGGGGCATGAGGTAGTGGTTCCCACGAGGAGGGACATTAACCTTCCCGGCGTTAAAACCGTTAGGGTCAGCGGAGAGCCGGAGGAATACGGGAGGCTCGTTGAAGAGCTTAAGCCAGATGCAGTGATAAACCTCATTGGTGTCCTCGGGGGTGATTATTGGAAGGCCCACGTGGAGATTCCGCTCGAGATAGCGAGGCCTGTTCCTCCTGCAGGTTAA
- a CDS encoding methyltransferase domain-containing protein encodes MGYDLASYIYEPVNSLLEVPTGIRKARKELIKKARGKVIELGLGTGLNLPLYPEDVEVVGIDVSGKMLEKARKKHSKARVSLMKADAGNLPFPDGSFDTAVSTFFLCVVPRKGEGIKELRRVLRPGGFLLVMECSPPDNPIFRAFLGSLSAVTSRLTGTDFRVNIGVLLEENGFSVVGEQKLVNGAVRVLTTLSEKEQKSYSGKEPAEP; translated from the coding sequence GTGGGGTACGACTTAGCGAGCTACATCTACGAGCCGGTAAACTCTCTCCTTGAAGTTCCTACTGGGATACGAAAGGCAAGAAAAGAGCTGATCAAGAAAGCTCGGGGAAAAGTCATTGAACTGGGGTTGGGAACAGGACTAAATCTACCGCTTTATCCAGAGGACGTTGAAGTCGTTGGAATCGACGTCAGCGGGAAGATGCTTGAGAAGGCCAGAAAGAAGCACTCAAAAGCGAGAGTCTCGCTGATGAAGGCAGATGCGGGAAACCTGCCTTTTCCCGACGGTTCGTTCGACACCGCCGTTTCAACCTTCTTCCTCTGTGTCGTTCCCAGGAAGGGGGAGGGTATCAAGGAACTCCGGAGGGTTCTCAGGCCCGGTGGCTTCCTCTTGGTAATGGAGTGTTCTCCTCCGGATAATCCCATTTTCAGGGCCTTCCTCGGGAGTTTAAGCGCGGTAACGAGCAGATTAACCGGGACGGATTTCAGGGTCAATATTGGAGTGCTTTTGGAGGAGAACGGCTTTTCAGTCGTTGGGGAGCAGAAGCTCGTCAACGGGGCTGTGAGGGTCTTAACGACCCTTTCTGAGAAGGAGCAGAAAAGCTATTCTGGGAAAGAACCAGCGGAGCCTTAA
- a CDS encoding ferritin: MLSERMLKALNEQLNKELFSAYFYMGIEAYFRDMGFDGFATWMEAQAEEELGHAMRFYDYIFDRGGKVELERIEKPKQEFESPLKAFEAVYLHEVGVTQSIFNLVELAQEEKDHATYQFLQWFVEEQVEEEASTKAVVDKLKIIGDHPQGLFMLDRELGARAPKLRALLTQKGE, translated from the coding sequence ATGCTGAGCGAGAGGATGCTCAAGGCACTGAACGAACAGCTCAACAAGGAGCTTTTCTCTGCGTATTTCTATATGGGTATAGAAGCCTACTTCAGGGACATGGGTTTCGACGGCTTCGCCACCTGGATGGAGGCCCAGGCCGAGGAGGAGCTGGGCCACGCCATGAGGTTCTACGACTACATCTTCGATAGGGGCGGAAAGGTCGAGCTTGAGAGGATTGAGAAGCCTAAACAGGAGTTTGAGAGTCCGTTGAAGGCTTTTGAGGCTGTCTACCTCCACGAGGTTGGGGTTACGCAGTCAATCTTCAACCTCGTCGAGCTTGCCCAGGAGGAGAAAGACCACGCTACCTACCAGTTCCTTCAGTGGTTCGTCGAGGAGCAGGTCGAGGAAGAGGCCAGCACGAAGGCGGTAGTTGACAAGCTCAAGATAATCGGCGACCACCCACAGGGCCTCTTCATGCTCGACAGGGAGCTTGGGGCAAGGGCGCCGAAGCTTAGGGCACTGCTCACCCAGAAAGGTGAGTGA
- the ubiE gene encoding bifunctional demethylmenaquinone methyltransferase/2-methoxy-6-polyprenyl-1,4-benzoquinol methylase UbiE, with product MVKEHFNSIAERYDLVNRLISLNLDRCWRRKACEEALKVLSPSEDKISVLDVACGTGDMLRCLRKKLAEKGIDAEFYGLDCSENMLEVAKKKVPFARLVHGFAEDMPFRDESFDLITVAFGVRNFSDREKAIGELYRVLKPSGVLAVLEFSRNPSFLGKTAWFYTKSVVPLIGGLVTGDEEAYAYLVRSIRRFPRPKELSKEFERAGFSTLRLRWFFPRIAFLLLLRKGR from the coding sequence GTGGTAAAGGAGCACTTTAACAGCATAGCCGAGCGCTATGACCTGGTCAACAGATTGATAAGCCTCAACCTCGACCGCTGCTGGAGGAGGAAGGCCTGCGAGGAAGCCCTGAAAGTCCTTTCGCCATCTGAGGACAAAATTAGTGTTTTAGACGTCGCATGCGGAACCGGCGACATGCTCCGCTGTCTAAGGAAGAAGCTCGCCGAGAAAGGCATCGATGCGGAGTTCTACGGTCTGGACTGCAGCGAGAACATGCTTGAAGTTGCCAAGAAAAAAGTCCCCTTCGCGAGGCTCGTTCACGGCTTCGCCGAGGATATGCCCTTCAGGGATGAAAGCTTTGACCTCATAACCGTGGCCTTTGGCGTCAGGAACTTCTCCGATAGAGAAAAAGCCATAGGAGAGCTCTACAGGGTGCTGAAGCCCAGCGGAGTGCTTGCAGTTCTGGAGTTCTCGCGGAATCCGAGCTTCCTTGGAAAAACCGCCTGGTTTTACACAAAGAGCGTTGTCCCCCTCATCGGCGGCCTTGTAACGGGAGACGAAGAGGCATACGCGTATCTTGTGAGGTCGATAAGGAGATTCCCCCGTCCGAAGGAGCTCTCTAAAGAGTTCGAGAGAGCCGGTTTTTCAACGTTAAGGCTCCGCTGGTTCTTTCCCAGAATAGCTTTTCTGCTCCTTCTCAGAAAGGGTCGTTAA
- a CDS encoding rubrerythrin family protein, protein MVVKREMTRKFLEDAFAGESMAHMRYLIFAEKAEREGYPNIAKLFRAIAHAEFVHAKNHFIALGKLGKTPENLQEGINGETFEVEEMYPVYKNSAEFQEEKEAVRTTRYALEAEKIHAELYKKAKEKAENGEDIEIKKVYICPVCGYTTVDDVPEYCPVCGTPGDKFVVFE, encoded by the coding sequence ATGGTAGTGAAAAGGGAGATGACCAGGAAGTTTTTGGAAGATGCTTTTGCAGGAGAAAGCATGGCTCACATGAGGTACCTCATCTTCGCTGAGAAGGCCGAGAGGGAGGGCTATCCAAACATAGCCAAGCTCTTCAGGGCTATAGCTCACGCCGAGTTCGTTCATGCCAAGAACCACTTCATAGCCCTTGGCAAGCTCGGAAAAACGCCGGAGAACCTCCAGGAGGGAATAAACGGGGAAACCTTCGAGGTAGAGGAGATGTACCCCGTCTACAAGAACTCCGCCGAGTTCCAGGAGGAGAAGGAGGCCGTGAGAACAACCCGCTATGCCCTTGAGGCCGAGAAGATACACGCGGAGCTCTACAAAAAGGCCAAAGAGAAGGCCGAAAATGGAGAGGACATCGAGATAAAGAAAGTCTACATCTGCCCGGTCTGCGGATACACGACTGTGGACGACGTCCCGGAGTACTGCCCCGTCTGTGGCACCCCAGGAGATAAGTTCGTGGTGTTTGAATGA